The following is a genomic window from Hymenobacter monticola.
AGCCGTTGACGGGCGGGAAAATGTTCTGAGCGAAAAAGGCCTGCTCAGCCTCGGTGCCCTCCCAGGCTTCGCCAAACAGCGTCAGCTTGGGGTACTCTTCCTGAATGGCCTGGCCCCACTGCATCAGAAATTTCGGCTCCGAATACGGGTAAGTGTCGATGCGGTAGCCATCGATGCCCGTCGACTCCACCCACCACAGAAAGTTCTGAATCAGGTAGGTAGCTACCAGCGGGTTGCCCTGGTTCACGTCGGGCATGGAGGTGTCGAACCAGCCGTCGTTGAACAACTGATAGTCGCGCTTCGAGCCGTAGGGGTCGTTGAGGGCGTAGGCGTTGTAGTTGGAGCGCGTGAACTTGGGGAAGGCGTGGAACCAGTCGGCGGCCGGCTTGTCGAGGAACAGGTGGTGGTAGCTGCCCCAGTGGTTGAGCACGATGTCCTGCACCACTTTAAGGCCGTCGGCGTGGGCGGCTTTCACCAATTGCTGGTACTCGGCGTTGGTGCCGTAGCGCGGGTCAATCTTGTAGCAGTCCGTCACCGCGTAGCCGTGGTAGCTGGCCTTGGGCATGTCGTTCTCAATCAGCGGTGTGGGCCAAATGGCCGTGGCCCCCAACTGCTTGAAATAGGCAAAATGGTTCTGAATGCCTTTGATATCGCCGCCGTGGCGGGCGTACATCGAGTCTCGGGCCACGCGGGGGGCACGGGTGCCCTTCACCACATCGTTCTTCGGGTCGCCGTTCGAGAAACGGTCGGGCATCAGCATGTAAATGAAGTCGGCCTGGCTGAGGCCCTGCGTGCGCTGCGGGTCGGCGTTGCGGGCGCGTAGCTCGTAGCTGTAAGTGAGCTTTTGGCTTCCTTTGAAGTCGAGCCGAAGCTGACCCGGCTTGGCGTCGGGACCGATGTTGAGGTTTACCACCAGGTAATTGGGGCTCTCCATTTTTTGCACGCTCTCCAGCGTCACGCCGGGGTAAGCAGCCAGCGTGGCCGTGCTACTCCCGATGCCCGGTGCGTTTACCAGCAGCTGCAGCTTGGGGTTTTTCATACCCACCCACCAATAAGTCGGGTCGATGCGGACGCTGGGCGCGGCCTTGGCCGTGGCCGCCGGGGGGCTCAGCTTGACTGACGCCGAAACGGGAAGCGCCAGCAGCGACGTTGACGCGGCTAACAGTAAAAGGGAAAGTTTCATGGGAAGGGAGAGAATGAGGGCAGTGCCAGCTGAAAAGTGTGCCTTGGGCGAAGTAGGCAATCGCAAAAAAGAGTCAATTGCTGCACTAAGCCCACCAGATAATTCGAAGCCCGATTGCACTCGGGCCAGCACTGAGGCCAGGCTGTGCAATCGTTTGCTTCGTCAAATGTAGTATTTATCGGACGATGAGCCAATTAATCCCAACGCGATGCTGACGGCCTGCGTTAAGAAGCAAAACTGACTTGGCTGAAAGCCACTCAGGGCCCTTCCTCCACCCAACCCGACTTCTTGCTATGACTGAAAACTCCAAACTAGCTGACACGCTCAACGAGCTGACCCTGTTCGTCAACGACCGCATTGAGGGCTATAAAACCGCCGCCCACGAAACTAAGGACACCCAAAACAAAGCCTACTACGAGCAGTTGATGCAGCAAAGCGAACAGTTTGTGAGCCAGCTCAACGGCTTTGCCAAAGCCGCCGGCGGCGACGCCGAAAGCAGCACCACGCTCAAGGGCAAGTTCTACCGCGGCTTCATGGACGCCAAGGCCCTCGTCACGAACCGCAGCGAAGCCAGCATCCTCGATTCCAACATCTACGGCGAAGAATGGGCCATTAAAGCCTATGTCGAAGCGCTGGCTTCGGAAGAGCTGACCGGCCCGGCCCGCCAGGCCGTGGAGCGCCAGCACCAGGCCTCGCAGGAAACCCTGCGCAAGCTGCAACAAATGAAAGGCACCGCCAGCGTGGGCTAGGCCCGGCCCGCTATATGGGCGCACTACGGCGCGACTTGGGAAAAATTCCTGAGCCGCGCCATGGTGCGCCCGTACAGCAAGCTTAATATTGAGTTTCTACGTTGTTTGTCGAATCGTTTGCACATTGCGGCTTCGTTTCGCTACGGCCTGGTTTGTAGCCTTCTTTTTCCAACCCGCATTCTCCTAACTGCCAGCCCCGGCCGGCCCCTTACTTCTCTATGGCTTTTACCTTCAAACCTTACGCGCCCGCGGCCAAGTACAAGACAGCCGCGGCTTACTTTTCGATGGAGTTCGCCGTCGACCAGGCCCTGAAAACCTACTCCGGTGGCCTGGGCTTCCTGGCCGGCTCGCACATGCGCTCAGGCTTCGAGCTAAAGCAAAACCTGGTGGGCATCAGCATCCTGTGGAGCTTCGGCTACTACGACCAGGGCCGCGCCGAAGACCAGACCATGCGCGCCGAGTTCCGCCAGAAGCACTACTCGTTTCTGCAGGACACGGGCATTGTGTTCCCCATCACCATCCACGGCGCCGACGTGAAAGTGAAGGCCCTGTATCTGGCCCCGGAGGTATTCGGCACGGTGCCCATGTTCTTCCTCACCACCGACATCCCGGAAAACGACTACATCTCGCGCACCATCTCGCACCACCTCTACGACCCGGACGCGGCGGCCCGCGTGGCCCAGAGCATCCTGCTGGGCGTGGGTGGCGGCAAGCTGCTCGATGAGTTAGGCCGCAAAACCGACGTGTACCACCTCAACGAGGGCCACGGCCTGCCGCTGGCCTTCTACCTCTACGAAAAGCACGGCCGCGACCTGGCCGAGGTGCAGAAGCGCCTGGTGTTCACCACCCACACGCCCGAGCTGGCCGGCAATGAGGAGCGCCCCATGAAGCTGCTGCTCGACATGACCTTCTTCGGTACGATGACGGAGGAAGACGTACGCCGCGAAGCCCGCATTGGTGAAGGCGACGCGCTGAACTACACCCTCACCGCCCTACGCTTTTCGCGCAAAGCCAACGCCGTGAGCAAGGTGCACGGCCGGGTGGCCAACGAAATGTGGGGCCACTACGAGGGCATCTGCCCCATCATCCCCATCACCAACAGCCAGAACGGCACCTACTGGCGCGACCCGCAGCTGGCTGCCGCCCTCAAGGCCAAGGACGACGCGGCCCTGCTGGCCCGCAAGCAAGAGTTGAAAAAGGAGCTGTTCAAGATTGTGGCTGACCAGACCGGCAATGTCTTCGACCCCAGCGTCATCACCATCGTGTGGGCCCGCCGCTTTGCCGGCTACAAGCGCGCCGACCTGATTATGCGCCACTTCGACCGCTTCGTGGAGCTGGCAAGCAACACCCAACGCCCCATCCAGATGATTTGGGCCGGCAAGCCTTACCCGAAAGATTTCGGCGCGGTGGCGTTGTTCAACGACATCATCAAGCGCACGGCTAATCTGAAAAACTGCGCCGTGCTCACGGGCTACGAGTTGGGCCTGTCGGCCGCCCTCAAAAAGGGCTCCGACATCTGGCTGAATACGCCGCGCTTCCCGCGCGAGGCCAGCGGCACCAGCGGCATGACCGCCGCCATGAACGCCAGCGTGAACCTGAGCATCGCCGACGGCTGGATTCCGGAGTTCGCCAAAGACGGCGAGAATAGCTTCATTATCGCGCACGCCGACGAAAACCTGCCCGAAAACGTGAAAGACGACCAGGAAGCCACCACCCTGCTCGACGTGCTGGAAAACACCGTGCTGCCGCTGTACTACGACCAGCCCAAAAATTTCCTGAAAGTGGTGAAAACCGCTATGAAGGACGTGGAGCCCGAATTTGAAAGCGGCCGCATGGCTCGCGAATACTACGAGCTCCTGTACAAAGTAGGGTAGGAGGGTATGGGGGCAGGAGGGTAGGAGGAAAAAGGTCAGCAATAACGTGACGCGTTATTTGTCGTTAACTGCTGACCTCCTGCCCCCATACCCTCCTACCCCATCCCTATACTATGTGTGGCCGTTACACCTTCATCGCCCCCGCGCCCACCGTTGAGCAGCGTTTCGACGCCACGTTCAGCGAGGCCGCGCCTACTACCTATAACGCCGCGCCCTCGCAACGTCTGCCCATCATCACCAATGCCGCGCCCGGCCAGATTCAGCTGCTGAGTTGGGGGCTCGTGCCCGGCTGGAGCAAAGACCCCGCCGCCGGCCCCAAGCCCATCAACGCCCGGGCCGAAACGCTGGCCGAGAAGCCTAGCTTCCGACAGCTGCTGGGCCGTAAGCGCTGCCTGGTGCTGGCCGACAGCTTTTTTGAGTGGCAGGCTACGCCGGCCGGCAAGGTGCCGCACCGCATTTTGCTCAGCAACGAGCAGCCCTTTGCCTTCGCCGGGCTGTGGGACGAATGGGTGGACCGCGCCACCGGCGAGCTGCACCCCACCTTCACCATCATCACCACTGAGCCTAATAGCCTGATGGCCAACATTCACAACCGCATGCCAGTCATTCTGCCCACGCGCGCCGCCGAGCAAGCCTGGCTCGACGACGACCTCGGCCTGAAGGCGCACCAGGACCTGCTGCTGCCTTATGATGCCGCCGCCATGCGGGAGTACGTCATCAGCAAGCGCGTGAACTCCCCGGCCAATAATGACCCGGAGGTGCTGGCAGCAGCTTAAGCTGACACCGAATACTGTCATTGCGAGGGCGCAGCCCGTGGCAAACGGAGTTCAGCGTAGCTAATCCTTCCTGTTCTCAGCGACCAATCTTCTAATTTGACACGCTCTAAAAAAGCCCCGGCACCGATTGGTACCGGGGCTTTCTGGTGAAAGGGAGTTGCTGGTCTTGACAGAACGGATTGCTTCGCTACGCTCGCAACGACAGGGCCTTATTCCTCATGGTGCTATCTTGCCCGCATGAACTGGCGCAACCCCTGGCTTTTACCGATTCTCATTCTCGTGCTGGCGGCGGCTGTGCAGCTGGACCTGCCGTGGTGGAGCCTGGCCGTGGTGACCTTCGTGGTGGGACTGGCCATTGCGCCCACGGGCCGGGTCGCCTTCTGGACGGGCTTTGCGGGGGCGGCGCTTAGCTGGGTGTTGCCCGCCGCCTGGCTGGCTTACCAAAACGAAGGGCTGCTGGCGCACCGCATGGCGCAGCTGCTGCCCCTGGGCGGCTCGGTGGCAGCGCTGGTGCTGGTGGCGGGGCTAGTAGCCGGGCTGGCCGGTGGGCTGGCCGCCTTGGCTGGCGCATGGCTGCGCCAGGCTTTCCAGCATAGAGCACTGGCCCGCTAAGGCCCTTGGCTGCCGCTTACGGCTTCACCTGCTGCACCACCCACTCTCGAACAGCGTCCAAGGCATCGGCCGAGGCAGGCGGGCGTTGCTCGGTGCCGGCCGCCAGTGCTTGCGCGCTGGCTGGGGCCAGGAAGTCGTGGTTCAGGCCCTCCAGCGTCTGGCTGCTGACGCGCTTATTGGCTTTGAGGCCTTTTTCGAGCAGCGGCAGGTTGGCGGCCGGGAGTACCTGCGAATCGGCGGTGCCGTGCAGCAGCAGCGTGGGGCAGCTCACCTTGCCAAGGTCGGCCTGCGGGTTGTAGGCCAGCAACGACCGGCACCAGGGGCTGGTGAGCTGAGCGGCCCGTTGCTGAGCAGTGGCCGACGGCAGGCTGGGGTAGAACTGCTTCAGCATGTTGGCCACAATGGCCTGGGCCTGCGCGTTATCGCTCGTTTGCCGGATAATTTCCAGCATGGCATATTGCCGTTTGTATAAAGCGTCGCTGCGTTTCTGGGCTTCGGCGTTGAGGCGCAATTGCTCCTGGGCCACGCGCACTTGCACCTGCTGCGCGGGCACGCCAGCGGCCAGCTGTTTCCTGGCCTCACGGCGTGCCAGGGTCATCAGCTGTAGCTCTTTGCGGTCCCAGGCCAGCTGGGCGGTATCGGGTTCACCGGGCTGATTCACCAGCCCGGTTTGGCGGGCCAGCAGCTCCTGGCCATTCACGCCCGCCGCGCCCAGCGATACCA
Proteins encoded in this region:
- a CDS encoding alpha-amylase family glycosyl hydrolase, with protein sequence MKLSLLLLAASTSLLALPVSASVKLSPPAATAKAAPSVRIDPTYWWVGMKNPKLQLLVNAPGIGSSTATLAAYPGVTLESVQKMESPNYLVVNLNIGPDAKPGQLRLDFKGSQKLTYSYELRARNADPQRTQGLSQADFIYMLMPDRFSNGDPKNDVVKGTRAPRVARDSMYARHGGDIKGIQNHFAYFKQLGATAIWPTPLIENDMPKASYHGYAVTDCYKIDPRYGTNAEYQQLVKAAHADGLKVVQDIVLNHWGSYHHLFLDKPAADWFHAFPKFTRSNYNAYALNDPYGSKRDYQLFNDGWFDTSMPDVNQGNPLVATYLIQNFLWWVESTGIDGYRIDTYPYSEPKFLMQWGQAIQEEYPKLTLFGEAWEGTEAEQAFFAQNIFPPVNGFKSNLPGVLDFQVCFAVLDALKTENGDLSKLYHALQGDWLYVDATRNVPFLDNHDMSRFYSVIGEDFNKFKTGMAWLLTLRGTPQLYYGTEVLMKNFSNPDGKVREDFPGGWAGDKTNYFVSRPGQAGEAFDYISKLANYRKNHPVLSSGKLMQFIPQDGVYTYFRYNDAGECVMIIANNTKETKKVDGNRFAERTDGFSSGVEVVSGATVSDLKTLNVPAHTAWVLELRK
- the glgP gene encoding alpha-glucan family phosphorylase, encoding MAFTFKPYAPAAKYKTAAAYFSMEFAVDQALKTYSGGLGFLAGSHMRSGFELKQNLVGISILWSFGYYDQGRAEDQTMRAEFRQKHYSFLQDTGIVFPITIHGADVKVKALYLAPEVFGTVPMFFLTTDIPENDYISRTISHHLYDPDAAARVAQSILLGVGGGKLLDELGRKTDVYHLNEGHGLPLAFYLYEKHGRDLAEVQKRLVFTTHTPELAGNEERPMKLLLDMTFFGTMTEEDVRREARIGEGDALNYTLTALRFSRKANAVSKVHGRVANEMWGHYEGICPIIPITNSQNGTYWRDPQLAAALKAKDDAALLARKQELKKELFKIVADQTGNVFDPSVITIVWARRFAGYKRADLIMRHFDRFVELASNTQRPIQMIWAGKPYPKDFGAVALFNDIIKRTANLKNCAVLTGYELGLSAALKKGSDIWLNTPRFPREASGTSGMTAAMNASVNLSIADGWIPEFAKDGENSFIIAHADENLPENVKDDQEATTLLDVLENTVLPLYYDQPKNFLKVVKTAMKDVEPEFESGRMAREYYELLYKVG
- a CDS encoding SOS response-associated peptidase, coding for MCGRYTFIAPAPTVEQRFDATFSEAAPTTYNAAPSQRLPIITNAAPGQIQLLSWGLVPGWSKDPAAGPKPINARAETLAEKPSFRQLLGRKRCLVLADSFFEWQATPAGKVPHRILLSNEQPFAFAGLWDEWVDRATGELHPTFTIITTEPNSLMANIHNRMPVILPTRAAEQAWLDDDLGLKAHQDLLLPYDAAAMREYVISKRVNSPANNDPEVLAAA
- a CDS encoding PA2169 family four-helix-bundle protein encodes the protein MTENSKLADTLNELTLFVNDRIEGYKTAAHETKDTQNKAYYEQLMQQSEQFVSQLNGFAKAAGGDAESSTTLKGKFYRGFMDAKALVTNRSEASILDSNIYGEEWAIKAYVEALASEELTGPARQAVERQHQASQETLRKLQQMKGTASVG